The following coding sequences lie in one Myxococcus xanthus genomic window:
- the uvrC gene encoding excinuclease ABC subunit UvrC — translation MDAKLLEKLDALPTEPGVYLMKDRRGQVIYVGKAINLRSRVRSYFNRTGDTRVFVSLLDQLLGDLETVLVSNEKEALLLENELIKKHRPRFNVLLKDDKQFISLRLDRTQPYPRLEVVRKYERDGARYFGPYSSAGAIRETLRVVNRFFRLRTCTDHVLANRKRPCLLHQIGRCPAPCVYPVPQEDYHRSVDEVVMFLEGKAGELVEGLRLRMKRAAQELKFEEAARIRDQLSAIERSLERQKVATTDFKDQDVFAFHREGDRILFYVLWVRQGRLNGGQAFPFGSQEFPDEELIASFVNLYYDQGSFVPEEVLLPLELEDGTGGLEALLTERKGERVRVLVPKRGEKLDLVKMAAKNAEQAFVERRRTKDETDNVLSRLQQRLGLRNFPRRMECFDISHFQGSAIVASQVAVTDGDADKSRYRKYKIKTLEKQDDFASMYEVISRRLKRGLEDNDLPDLLVIDGGKGQLASAHAAMKDVGVDSVDVVGLAKSRDLEVFDRDAESARSPERVFVVGRKDPIVLSQNSAEMFMLTRMRDEAHRFAITFQKQVLRKSRVRSALEDIPGVGETRRKQLLRHFGSLKRVGDASIEELAEVVGPAMAERVHAGLHGHPEEDAEDPVREASLDDAHEPVDEKTQGGSPPGAA, via the coding sequence ATGGACGCGAAGCTCCTGGAGAAGCTGGACGCACTGCCCACCGAGCCCGGCGTGTACCTGATGAAGGACCGCCGGGGTCAGGTCATCTACGTCGGCAAGGCCATCAACCTGCGCAGCCGGGTGCGCTCGTACTTCAACCGCACCGGCGACACGCGCGTCTTCGTGTCCTTGTTGGACCAGTTGCTGGGTGACCTGGAGACGGTGCTCGTCAGCAACGAGAAGGAAGCGCTGCTTCTCGAAAACGAGCTCATCAAGAAGCACCGGCCGCGCTTCAACGTCCTGCTCAAGGACGACAAGCAATTCATCTCCCTGCGCCTGGACCGCACCCAGCCCTATCCGCGCCTGGAAGTGGTGCGCAAATACGAGCGCGACGGCGCGCGCTACTTCGGGCCCTATTCCAGCGCGGGAGCCATTCGCGAGACACTGCGGGTGGTCAACCGCTTCTTCCGCCTGCGTACGTGCACCGACCATGTGCTGGCCAACCGCAAGCGGCCCTGTCTGCTGCACCAGATTGGCCGCTGTCCCGCCCCGTGCGTGTACCCGGTTCCCCAGGAGGACTACCACCGCAGTGTGGACGAGGTGGTGATGTTCCTGGAGGGCAAGGCCGGGGAGCTGGTGGAGGGCCTGCGCCTGCGCATGAAGCGCGCCGCGCAGGAGCTGAAGTTCGAGGAGGCCGCGCGGATACGGGACCAGCTCAGCGCCATCGAGCGGAGCCTGGAGCGCCAGAAGGTCGCCACCACCGACTTCAAGGACCAGGACGTCTTCGCCTTCCACCGGGAAGGGGACCGCATCCTGTTCTACGTCCTGTGGGTCCGGCAGGGCCGGCTCAACGGCGGGCAGGCCTTCCCTTTCGGCAGCCAGGAGTTCCCCGACGAGGAGCTGATCGCCTCGTTCGTCAACCTCTACTACGACCAGGGCAGCTTCGTGCCGGAGGAGGTGCTGCTGCCGCTGGAGCTGGAGGACGGCACCGGAGGGCTCGAGGCACTCCTCACGGAGCGCAAGGGCGAGCGCGTGCGCGTCCTGGTGCCCAAGCGCGGGGAGAAGCTGGACCTGGTGAAGATGGCCGCGAAGAACGCCGAACAGGCCTTCGTGGAGCGCCGCCGCACGAAGGACGAAACGGACAACGTGCTGTCCCGGCTCCAGCAGCGGCTGGGGCTGCGCAACTTCCCGCGCCGCATGGAGTGCTTCGACATCTCGCACTTCCAGGGTTCAGCCATCGTCGCGTCGCAGGTGGCGGTGACGGACGGGGACGCGGACAAGTCGCGCTACCGGAAGTACAAGATCAAGACGCTGGAGAAGCAGGACGACTTCGCCAGCATGTACGAGGTCATCTCCCGCCGGCTGAAGCGGGGCCTGGAGGATAACGACCTGCCGGACCTGCTCGTCATCGACGGTGGCAAGGGGCAGTTGGCCAGCGCGCACGCGGCGATGAAGGACGTGGGCGTGGATTCGGTGGACGTGGTGGGTCTGGCCAAGAGCCGCGACCTGGAGGTGTTCGACCGCGACGCGGAGAGCGCCCGGAGCCCCGAGCGCGTCTTCGTGGTGGGGCGCAAGGACCCCATCGTCCTGTCCCAGAACTCGGCGGAGATGTTCATGCTCACGCGAATGCGGGATGAAGCCCACCGCTTCGCCATCACCTTCCAGAAGCAGGTGCTGCGCAAAAGCCGGGTGCGTTCGGCGCTGGAGGACATCCCCGGCGTGGGCGAGACGCGGCGCAAGCAACTGCTGCGGCACTTCGGTTCGCTCAAGCGGGTGGGGGACGCCTCCATCGAGGAGCTCGCGGAAGTCGTCGGACCGGCCATGGCGGAACGCGTCCATGCGGGCCTCCACGGGCATCCAGAAGAGGATGCGGAAGATCCCGTACGGGAGGCTTCCCTTGACGACGCGCACGAACCCGTCGACGAAAAAACGCAGGGAGGGTCGCCACCCGGGGCAGCGTGA
- a CDS encoding DUF507 family protein, which produces MRLYPKVIPIISREAIQQLMQDADIEVEPMRVADAEMDLSAIMREYLANEERVNQATREALERRGYDYSKFNQVKREMADVRGFKMGDEGIEYVINQMIEFLLISRNVEEVFSADNGLRQKIFAVMKRHLDVDDEIDKEARSRLKHLQEGTSAFDIEYNKTVEQIRRARGLI; this is translated from the coding sequence ATGAGGCTGTATCCGAAGGTGATCCCGATCATCTCGCGCGAGGCCATTCAGCAGCTCATGCAGGACGCGGACATCGAGGTGGAGCCGATGCGCGTGGCCGACGCCGAGATGGACCTGTCAGCCATCATGCGTGAGTACCTTGCGAACGAGGAGCGTGTGAACCAGGCGACGCGTGAAGCGCTGGAGCGTCGCGGCTACGACTATTCCAAGTTCAACCAGGTGAAGCGCGAGATGGCGGACGTCCGCGGCTTCAAGATGGGCGACGAGGGCATCGAGTACGTCATCAACCAGATGATTGAATTCCTGCTCATCAGCCGGAACGTCGAAGAGGTGTTCTCGGCGGATAACGGGCTGCGTCAGAAGATCTTCGCCGTCATGAAGCGTCACCTCGACGTGGACGACGAAATCGACAAGGAAGCCCGCTCCCGCCTGAAGCACCTGCAGGAGGGCACCAGCGCCTTCGACATCGAGTACAACAAGACGGTCGAGCAGATCCGCAGGGCGCGCGGCCTCATCTAG
- a CDS encoding di-heme oxidoredictase family protein yields the protein MRRRWMMAGLALLATGCGENAPGRPPAPPRAGGETTIDNRTSLAFAQPAPNLSSENDALHRAGDAAFAAVFIPAPARVNPGLGPVFNNTSCNGCHMRNGRGMPVMGPGPQRTQLLVRVSLPEGTPAHPHGAVPVPGLGLQIRDQSNYGVRPAASVTLSWVETPGQYADGTPYSLRAPRVDIQPTDGSALPPDMQVSLRLPPPVFGLGLLEAVPLATLRALADPDDRDGDGVSGRVNEVWDVASRALVPGRFGWKANSPDLFQQSAEAYFNDMGITTHLFPEPDGSYELPRDELDAAIFYSQSLGVPARASLEDTEVLRGEARFRSLGCERCHRETLETGAHPVAEVAHQRIHPYSDLLLHDMGVGLADGRPDGAATGTEWRTPPLWGLGLTQTVLPYASYLHDGRARTLEEAILWHGGEAEPAREGFRGLGASDRAALVKFLGSL from the coding sequence ATGAGACGAAGGTGGATGATGGCCGGGCTGGCGCTGCTGGCCACTGGCTGTGGCGAGAACGCACCCGGACGGCCCCCGGCCCCGCCGAGGGCCGGGGGTGAGACGACCATCGACAACCGGACGTCGCTCGCCTTCGCCCAACCCGCGCCGAACCTGTCCTCGGAGAACGACGCCTTGCACCGGGCGGGTGACGCGGCCTTCGCGGCCGTGTTCATCCCCGCCCCCGCGCGCGTCAACCCGGGGCTGGGGCCGGTGTTCAACAACACCTCGTGCAACGGGTGCCACATGCGCAACGGGCGAGGCATGCCCGTCATGGGGCCTGGGCCGCAGCGCACGCAGTTGCTCGTGCGCGTCAGCCTCCCCGAGGGCACACCAGCGCATCCGCACGGCGCGGTGCCCGTTCCGGGCCTGGGCCTCCAGATTCGGGACCAGTCGAACTACGGCGTCCGTCCGGCCGCGTCCGTCACGCTGTCGTGGGTGGAGACGCCAGGGCAGTACGCGGATGGCACGCCGTACTCGCTGCGCGCGCCGCGCGTGGACATCCAGCCGACGGATGGCTCCGCGCTTCCACCGGACATGCAGGTGTCCCTGAGGCTGCCGCCTCCCGTGTTCGGGCTGGGATTGCTGGAAGCCGTGCCGCTGGCCACGCTGCGCGCACTGGCGGACCCTGATGACCGTGACGGGGATGGCGTCTCCGGACGGGTGAACGAGGTCTGGGACGTGGCGAGCCGTGCGCTGGTGCCGGGTCGCTTCGGATGGAAGGCGAACAGTCCGGACCTCTTCCAGCAGTCCGCCGAGGCGTACTTCAACGACATGGGGATTACGACGCACCTCTTCCCGGAGCCGGATGGCTCGTACGAGCTGCCCCGGGACGAGCTCGACGCGGCCATCTTCTATTCACAGTCGCTGGGCGTGCCGGCGCGGGCGTCGCTGGAGGACACGGAGGTCCTGCGAGGCGAGGCGCGGTTCCGTTCGCTCGGCTGTGAGCGGTGCCACCGCGAGACGCTGGAGACGGGCGCGCACCCGGTGGCCGAGGTGGCGCATCAGCGCATCCATCCGTATTCGGACCTGCTGCTGCACGACATGGGCGTGGGGCTGGCGGATGGGCGTCCGGACGGAGCAGCGACGGGCACCGAGTGGCGCACCCCACCGCTGTGGGGCCTGGGGCTGACGCAGACGGTGTTGCCGTATGCGAGCTATCTGCATGACGGGCGCGCCCGGACATTGGAGGAAGCCATCCTCTGGCACGGCGGCGAAGCCGAGCCCGCGCGCGAGGGCTTCCGCGGGCTGGGGGCCTCGGACCGTGCCGCGCTGGTGAAGTTCCTGGGTTCGCTCTGA
- a CDS encoding imelysin family protein, which produces MSRIPVPFRRLLTPVVLAGALLGSACGSSDGDLGPDSRLEQSLVTNFTDTVVLPTYQRLATRLTELDASVQALRNEPTQAKLDAARAAWFAARVPWEQSEGFLFGPVDSERYDPALDSWPVNRTDLDAVLASGDVLTPSYVRNLQETQKGFHTAEYLLFGDGGTKVPADFAPRQFEYLTAITAELKAVGDALAGAWTQTKDGKPPYRETLTTAGQAGNAAYPSLQSAAQEMVGGIINILDEVANGKIAAPYDAKDPDLVESQFAYNSLSDFTNNMRSVENVYLGHLSDTQAQGQTLRDVVGVDSELDVKVRAELAASIQALAAIPEPFRESIRAPAAAQRIEAAQAAINTLKRTFESQVLPLVNR; this is translated from the coding sequence ATGTCCCGCATCCCCGTCCCCTTCCGCCGTCTCCTCACGCCCGTCGTCCTGGCTGGCGCCCTGCTGGGCAGCGCCTGTGGCAGCTCCGATGGCGACCTGGGCCCCGACTCGCGGCTCGAGCAGTCCCTGGTCACCAACTTCACGGACACCGTGGTGCTGCCCACCTATCAGCGGCTCGCCACGCGGCTGACGGAGTTGGACGCGTCGGTCCAGGCGCTGCGCAACGAGCCCACCCAGGCGAAGCTGGACGCGGCGCGCGCCGCGTGGTTCGCCGCGCGCGTTCCGTGGGAGCAGAGCGAAGGCTTCCTCTTCGGTCCCGTGGACAGCGAAAGGTATGACCCGGCGCTGGACAGCTGGCCGGTGAACCGCACCGACCTGGACGCCGTGCTCGCCAGCGGCGATGTCCTCACGCCCTCGTACGTGCGAAACCTCCAGGAGACGCAGAAGGGATTCCACACGGCGGAGTACCTGCTGTTCGGCGACGGCGGCACGAAGGTGCCCGCGGACTTCGCGCCGCGGCAGTTCGAGTACCTCACCGCCATCACCGCCGAGCTGAAGGCGGTGGGTGACGCACTCGCCGGCGCCTGGACGCAGACCAAGGACGGCAAGCCTCCGTACCGCGAGACGCTGACTACCGCGGGCCAGGCCGGCAACGCCGCCTATCCGTCGCTGCAGTCGGCGGCGCAGGAGATGGTGGGCGGCATCATCAACATCCTCGACGAGGTGGCGAACGGGAAGATTGCCGCCCCGTACGACGCGAAGGACCCGGACCTGGTGGAGAGCCAGTTCGCCTACAACTCGCTGAGCGACTTCACCAACAACATGCGCAGCGTGGAGAACGTCTACCTGGGCCACCTGTCCGACACGCAGGCCCAGGGGCAGACGTTGCGGGACGTGGTGGGCGTGGACTCGGAGCTCGACGTGAAGGTTCGCGCCGAGCTGGCCGCCTCCATCCAGGCGCTCGCGGCGATTCCGGAGCCCTTCCGTGAGTCCATCCGCGCCCCGGCCGCCGCCCAGCGCATCGAGGCGGCCCAGGCTGCCATCAACACGCTCAAGCGCACGTTCGAGTCGCAGGTGCTGCCCCTGGTCAACCGCTGA
- a CDS encoding DUF3108 domain-containing protein, giving the protein MSPLRTLFAALLSLSSVSAWAQLPDAEADAPEAESAKAEEPEGPLTVAPCDSALPTLRTPMAFMPGEVLEFDLDAMGAQAGTMTMRVHKQKDGHLPIQVEAQTNTFFSKVRRVHGSATAYLHPRTLRPKRYVEDTLENEQRRKVDVAFGQKERTVKVDYQFGQRPKGQFNYTFDKDGLDVAGAIYLLRQLPLKDDLQVCFDVYGVRRMWRMQGSVVKREQVTTPLGQFNAWHMTGTAVRLDRPKQKREVHVWISDDARRLPLAAVGTIDLGAVRATLTSVSRPGEKPQKSEGQETMKW; this is encoded by the coding sequence ATGAGCCCCCTGCGCACCCTCTTCGCGGCCCTGTTGTCACTGTCCAGCGTCAGCGCCTGGGCCCAGTTGCCGGACGCGGAGGCGGACGCACCGGAGGCCGAAAGCGCCAAGGCCGAGGAACCCGAAGGGCCCCTCACCGTGGCGCCGTGCGACTCCGCGCTGCCGACGCTGCGCACGCCCATGGCCTTCATGCCGGGTGAGGTGCTCGAGTTCGACCTCGACGCCATGGGCGCGCAGGCGGGCACCATGACGATGCGCGTCCACAAGCAGAAGGATGGGCACCTCCCCATCCAGGTGGAGGCGCAGACCAACACCTTCTTCTCCAAGGTGCGGCGCGTGCACGGCAGCGCCACCGCGTACCTCCACCCTCGCACGCTGCGCCCCAAGCGCTACGTCGAGGACACCCTGGAGAACGAACAGCGCCGCAAGGTGGACGTCGCGTTCGGCCAGAAGGAGCGCACCGTCAAGGTGGACTACCAGTTCGGCCAGCGTCCCAAGGGGCAGTTCAACTACACCTTCGACAAGGACGGCCTGGATGTGGCCGGGGCCATCTACCTGCTGCGCCAGCTGCCGCTCAAGGACGACCTCCAGGTGTGCTTCGACGTCTACGGCGTGCGTCGCATGTGGCGCATGCAAGGCTCGGTGGTGAAGCGCGAACAGGTGACGACGCCGCTGGGCCAATTCAATGCCTGGCACATGACGGGCACCGCCGTGCGCCTGGACCGGCCCAAGCAGAAGCGTGAAGTCCACGTCTGGATTTCGGACGACGCGCGCCGCCTGCCGCTGGCCGCCGTGGGCACCATCGACCTGGGCGCCGTGCGCGCCACCCTCACCTCCGTGTCGCGTCCGGGTGAGAAACCGCAAAAGAGCGAAGGTCAGGAAACGATGAAGTGGTGA
- a CDS encoding DUF4091 domain-containing protein, which produces MGAGWAWAVVAAAMSATQEPQVVSPLVKVRPGEAVKGRKEARLSLARGECEAVQVALPGRVERPAVESLTLKGPGAVLKASVWREAFIDVKTPSNGQGRKGPWPDALVPVDAPGHDSKLPTVFYVEVCAPEKQEPGTYRGQLLVKAGDAKVRPVPFTAEVQPFALPATSSLPNSFGVSMYSIARGHGVAPESAEARKLLRDYGRALLEHRVSAHGMSMTPPPVRFEKGRAVLDWREYDAEMAPFLDGSLLPSGARFTSTDVRDSKQAKTDAEKTAYYRAFAEHFRQKGWPAQLFFYAKDEPKPEDVPLVKAQSTRVRAAGAIPVLVTSPLDDALNGSADILTPTLNCFYPRPGPQTCRSVVETRALRKRLAGDTRVWWYQSCNSHGCNGGPPADKAVDAAYSGWASYMVDHPAPLNRAMGVLAFSSGVDGELYFDTVFAYNTKKDPWKDVFEFGGNGDGTLFYPGTPARVGPSGHQPILTLRLKHIRDGLEDYEYLRLLAELGDATFARTAARKLARTGWDINADAGEWEAVREEVTTRLRKRWAESEYAKRPDRQTPQSTP; this is translated from the coding sequence ATGGGCGCAGGATGGGCGTGGGCGGTGGTGGCGGCGGCGATGTCCGCCACGCAGGAGCCTCAGGTGGTGTCGCCCCTGGTCAAGGTCCGGCCGGGCGAAGCCGTGAAGGGACGCAAGGAGGCGCGCCTCAGCCTCGCGCGCGGTGAGTGTGAGGCCGTGCAGGTGGCGCTTCCCGGCCGGGTGGAGCGCCCCGCCGTGGAGTCGCTGACGTTGAAGGGCCCGGGCGCGGTGCTGAAGGCCAGCGTCTGGCGCGAGGCCTTCATCGACGTGAAGACGCCGTCCAACGGCCAGGGCCGCAAGGGCCCGTGGCCGGACGCGCTGGTTCCGGTGGATGCGCCGGGACATGACTCGAAGTTGCCCACCGTCTTCTACGTGGAGGTGTGCGCCCCGGAGAAGCAGGAGCCGGGGACGTACCGGGGACAGCTGCTGGTGAAGGCGGGTGACGCGAAGGTCCGGCCGGTGCCATTCACCGCCGAGGTGCAGCCCTTCGCCCTGCCCGCCACGTCCTCGCTGCCCAACAGCTTCGGGGTGTCGATGTACAGCATCGCCCGGGGCCACGGCGTGGCGCCGGAGTCGGCGGAGGCGCGCAAGCTGTTGCGTGACTACGGACGCGCGCTCCTGGAGCACCGGGTGAGTGCCCATGGCATGAGCATGACGCCGCCTCCCGTGCGCTTCGAGAAGGGCCGCGCGGTGCTGGACTGGCGCGAGTACGACGCGGAGATGGCGCCCTTCCTGGACGGCAGCCTGCTGCCCTCCGGCGCCCGCTTCACCAGCACCGACGTGCGTGACAGCAAGCAGGCGAAGACGGACGCGGAGAAGACGGCGTACTACCGCGCCTTCGCCGAGCACTTCCGCCAGAAGGGCTGGCCCGCGCAGCTCTTCTTCTACGCCAAGGACGAACCCAAGCCCGAGGACGTGCCGCTGGTGAAGGCCCAGTCCACGCGAGTGCGCGCGGCGGGCGCGATTCCCGTGCTCGTCACCAGCCCGCTGGATGACGCGCTGAACGGCTCGGCGGACATCCTTACGCCCACGCTCAACTGCTTCTATCCGCGCCCCGGGCCGCAGACGTGCCGCAGCGTGGTGGAGACGCGCGCGCTGCGCAAACGGCTGGCAGGTGACACCCGGGTGTGGTGGTACCAGAGCTGCAATTCGCACGGCTGCAACGGCGGCCCCCCTGCGGACAAGGCGGTGGACGCGGCCTACAGCGGCTGGGCTTCGTACATGGTGGACCACCCCGCCCCGCTCAACCGGGCCATGGGCGTGCTCGCCTTCTCCTCCGGCGTGGACGGCGAGCTCTATTTCGACACCGTCTTCGCCTACAACACGAAGAAGGACCCCTGGAAGGACGTCTTCGAGTTCGGCGGCAACGGCGACGGCACCCTCTTCTACCCGGGGACACCCGCCAGGGTGGGTCCTTCCGGCCACCAACCCATCCTCACGCTGCGGCTGAAGCACATCCGGGACGGACTGGAGGACTACGAGTACCTCCGGCTGCTCGCCGAGCTGGGTGACGCCACCTTCGCCCGGACGGCCGCGCGCAAGCTGGCGCGCACCGGTTGGGACATCAACGCGGATGCGGGAGAATGGGAGGCGGTCCGCGAGGAAGTCACCACCCGGCTCCGGAAGCGCTGGGCGGAATCCGAATATGCGAAGCGCCCGGACCGTCAGACGCCGCAGAGCACCCCGTAG
- a CDS encoding DUF3108 domain-containing protein — protein sequence MQTQSKWGFAAALAGLVWSATAMAQESVNPAFGPGEQSSYRVRYLGITAGTAQVTVGAHMKQWGQDVWPIVAVARSNDMLGVWPIKDKFVSYWQPESQRVVGSDLHADENGSRRRQRIKMEPDGKTAFVVKQKEGESPRESTREVTEGTLDVTGATFALRNRELVVGQEYAYPVFTGSKQFTLRAKVEGREVLGTALGDKEVFKLSVKTEFGGNLASKRDMFVYFTTDPSHVPVRVEAEFALGTIVAEITDYKPGRSMTVARAENGG from the coding sequence ATGCAAACGCAGTCCAAGTGGGGGTTCGCGGCGGCGCTCGCGGGTCTGGTCTGGTCGGCGACGGCCATGGCCCAGGAATCCGTGAACCCGGCGTTCGGCCCTGGGGAGCAGAGCTCCTACCGCGTCAGGTACCTGGGCATCACCGCGGGAACCGCGCAGGTGACCGTGGGCGCCCACATGAAGCAGTGGGGCCAGGACGTGTGGCCCATCGTCGCGGTGGCACGCTCCAACGACATGCTGGGCGTGTGGCCCATCAAGGACAAGTTCGTGTCCTACTGGCAGCCGGAGAGCCAGCGCGTGGTGGGCAGTGACTTGCACGCGGATGAGAACGGCTCACGCCGCCGGCAGCGCATCAAGATGGAGCCGGACGGCAAGACGGCCTTCGTGGTGAAGCAGAAGGAAGGCGAGTCCCCGCGCGAGTCCACCCGCGAGGTGACGGAGGGCACGCTGGATGTAACCGGTGCGACGTTCGCGTTGCGCAACCGGGAGCTGGTCGTGGGGCAGGAGTATGCCTATCCCGTCTTCACCGGAAGCAAGCAGTTCACCCTCCGCGCGAAGGTGGAAGGGCGTGAAGTCCTGGGCACGGCGCTGGGCGACAAAGAGGTCTTCAAGCTCAGCGTGAAGACGGAGTTCGGCGGCAACCTCGCCTCGAAGCGGGACATGTTCGTCTACTTCACCACGGACCCCAGCCACGTGCCGGTGCGGGTGGAGGCGGAGTTCGCGCTGGGCACCATCGTCGCGGAGATAACCGACTACAAGCCGGGCCGGAGCATGACGGTGGCCCGCGCCGAGAATGGCGGGTAG
- a CDS encoding YggS family pyridoxal phosphate-dependent enzyme, translating into MSGSVAERLASVRERVAAACARAGRPVESVTLVAVSKLKPADLIREAYAAGQRDFGENYAQELRDKAAELADLDGLRWHALGALQTNKVKYVARVAGAFHALDRLEVARELSKRRDGAPPLPVYVEVNVGGEATKSGLAPDALGAFLDEVRALPGLQAVGLMALPPPTEDEVRARADFQALRELARVHGLPGLSMGTTHDFEWAIEEGATVVRVGTAIFGERALKSP; encoded by the coding sequence ATGAGCGGGAGCGTGGCGGAGCGGCTGGCGTCGGTGCGGGAGCGGGTGGCGGCGGCCTGTGCCCGGGCGGGGCGGCCCGTGGAGTCTGTGACACTGGTGGCGGTGTCCAAGCTGAAGCCCGCGGACCTCATCCGCGAGGCCTACGCCGCCGGCCAGCGCGACTTCGGGGAGAACTACGCGCAGGAGCTGCGGGACAAGGCCGCGGAGCTGGCGGACCTGGACGGCCTGCGCTGGCATGCCCTTGGGGCGCTCCAGACGAACAAGGTGAAGTACGTGGCGCGGGTGGCTGGGGCCTTCCACGCCCTGGACCGGCTGGAGGTCGCCCGCGAGCTGTCGAAGCGCCGCGACGGCGCCCCGCCCCTGCCCGTCTACGTCGAGGTCAACGTGGGCGGCGAGGCCACCAAGAGCGGCCTGGCACCCGACGCGCTCGGCGCCTTCCTGGATGAGGTCCGCGCCCTGCCTGGCCTCCAGGCGGTGGGGCTGATGGCGCTGCCGCCCCCCACGGAGGACGAGGTCCGGGCCCGCGCGGACTTCCAGGCCCTGCGCGAGCTGGCCCGTGTCCACGGGTTGCCGGGCCTGTCCATGGGCACCACCCATGACTTCGAGTGGGCCATTGAAGAAGGGGCCACCGTCGTCCGCGTGGGCACCGCCATCTTCGGCGAGCGCGCGCTCAAATCTCCTTGA
- a CDS encoding Maf family protein has protein sequence MHMNADQTLLVLASASPRRRELLSQLDLRFTVSAADIDETPHAGEAAEAYVGRLAREKARVVASRHPGAWVLAADTTVALGAELLGKPRDAEEAQAMLTRLSGRTHDVYTGVALAGRHEETLVVHTRVTFRALSPGEMSWYANSGEPLDKAGAYAIQGKGGFLVAGVEGSTSNVVGLPLGETVALLERAGVPLPWRAS, from the coding sequence ATGCACATGAACGCAGATCAAACGTTGCTCGTCCTGGCCTCGGCGTCGCCGCGACGCAGGGAACTTCTGTCACAGCTGGACCTCCGTTTCACCGTTTCCGCGGCGGACATCGACGAAACGCCCCACGCCGGTGAGGCGGCGGAGGCCTATGTCGGGCGGCTCGCCCGGGAGAAGGCCCGCGTGGTGGCTTCCCGCCACCCGGGCGCCTGGGTGCTGGCCGCCGACACCACCGTCGCCCTGGGCGCCGAGCTGCTGGGCAAGCCCCGCGACGCCGAGGAGGCCCAGGCCATGCTCACGCGCCTGTCCGGGCGGACGCATGACGTCTACACGGGCGTGGCCCTGGCAGGCCGGCATGAGGAGACGCTGGTGGTCCACACCCGCGTCACCTTCCGCGCCCTGAGCCCCGGGGAGATGTCCTGGTACGCGAACAGCGGCGAGCCCCTGGACAAGGCGGGTGCCTACGCCATCCAGGGCAAGGGCGGTTTCCTGGTGGCGGGCGTGGAAGGCAGCACGTCCAACGTCGTGGGCCTGCCGCTGGGCGAGACGGTGGCCCTGCTGGAGCGGGCCGGCGTGCCCCTTCCCTGGAGGGCCTCATGA
- a CDS encoding GGDEF domain-containing protein — MNPADLLSAMKRTVEQLAAFNEMAKALTSTLELREVLALVMQKVSSLLLPRNWSLILQDERTGKLYFEIAVGDGADVLKGLQLNPGEGIAGAVFTSGAARLVHDVGGDPSFSPRFDEASAFHTRSILAVPLLARGRVLGIIELVNGPMDPPFTNEDLTILTAIADYAAIAIENARNFRRVQELTITDEHTGCYNARHLRALLDQEVKRSERFRHPLSLVFLDLDHFKSVNDTHGHLVGSATLKEAGDLLITLGRQNLDAVFRYGGDEFAMLLVETDQEGAAVIGQRVCEAFRGRGFLVEQGLDVRLTASVGVATYPDHASSALDLIRAADFAMYAAKARGRDALCIAEPIAPNGGTGSHEFPER, encoded by the coding sequence ATGAATCCCGCGGACCTCCTGTCGGCCATGAAGCGGACAGTGGAGCAGTTGGCCGCCTTCAATGAGATGGCGAAGGCCCTGACGTCCACGCTCGAGCTCCGCGAGGTGCTGGCGCTGGTGATGCAGAAGGTCAGCAGCCTGCTGCTGCCTCGCAACTGGTCGCTCATCCTCCAGGACGAGCGCACCGGAAAGCTCTACTTCGAAATCGCGGTGGGTGACGGCGCGGACGTGCTCAAGGGCCTCCAGCTCAACCCGGGCGAGGGCATTGCCGGCGCCGTCTTCACGTCCGGCGCGGCCCGGCTCGTCCATGACGTGGGCGGGGACCCCAGCTTCTCGCCGCGCTTCGATGAAGCCTCCGCCTTCCACACCCGCTCCATCCTCGCGGTGCCGCTGCTGGCCCGGGGCCGGGTGCTGGGCATCATCGAACTGGTGAACGGGCCCATGGACCCACCCTTCACCAACGAGGACCTCACCATCCTCACCGCCATCGCGGACTACGCGGCCATCGCGATTGAGAACGCGCGCAACTTCCGGCGGGTGCAGGAGCTGACGATTACGGACGAGCACACCGGCTGCTACAACGCCCGGCACCTGCGCGCCTTGCTGGACCAGGAGGTGAAGCGCTCGGAGCGCTTCCGCCACCCGCTGTCGCTCGTCTTCCTGGACCTGGACCACTTCAAGAGCGTCAACGACACCCACGGGCACCTGGTGGGCAGCGCCACCTTGAAGGAAGCGGGGGACCTGCTGATTACCCTGGGCCGGCAGAACCTGGACGCCGTCTTCCGCTACGGCGGCGACGAGTTCGCCATGTTGCTGGTGGAGACGGACCAGGAGGGCGCGGCCGTCATCGGCCAGCGCGTCTGCGAGGCCTTCCGGGGGCGGGGCTTCCTCGTGGAGCAGGGCCTGGACGTGCGCCTCACCGCCAGCGTGGGTGTGGCCACCTATCCGGACCATGCCTCGTCCGCGCTGGACCTCATCCGCGCGGCGGACTTCGCCATGTACGCGGCCAAGGCCCGGGGGCGGGACGCGCTCTGCATCGCCGAGCCCATTGCGCCCAACGGCGGCACGGGCTCCCACGAGTTCCCGGAGCGGTAG